In Moorella sp. Hama-1, a single genomic region encodes these proteins:
- a CDS encoding ATP-binding protein: MKFPLIAFKNNIVFNNQGEAYAIYRLKGEAYNHLPLAERQMVIKRLEESFYGYEGKGQILLLCEELRLDEGGYLASAGVTYDLPREAAQEASRHARSVREALSYGARRRRRYLALQLRLAPQLDDIKTLLAEARDLALGTFLRSEKWLLSPRRLQEALEAEEELYHRLRNITAGRADFGDLDFIIRRNTRRVGVLPPPLPSRGAGRFTPAIISAFSDGCLLEEHPGYIAITEGNDETHYQLFITFPDLPKSIPETGAEWLASLDVNEAAIDAVVHFQVTRPFKAKKTAESRRRFLKGQIEEAIKGRDEPSVDEEYGITEGRYLESKIQSGQPLAAIAVTLAVAGKDLKAVRATATRTVERYTSSGYRAVRPVGDQVKCLYSFLPGAPPAAPLIECDPGFIAAAGPHISLETGDGKGFFLGWSGAAPVWWRPGYAAKELGRSNAVFITGGLGGGKSMTIKTMGYFIHLAGGVLFVIDPKKNEYRAYERLFPIKRIDLSPGGDQELNPFMLAADERRAKGIVLDFLSIALNLRDDNDVRRVAVAQAVERVAVRPPAERNLEVCLKELNRMAGEKVHPQVAQEAGQCALLLESLRDGSLGHLVFGKGMENKIAPVTVVSLQGLPLPRTAQNLLAGRITESERQGLGMLYLAAAMAREVAFSLPANITKGQIFDEVWMLAGISEGARLLDELIRMGARSYNAIPILATQNASDVANMQTIKNNVSYVLCFRAQDKSEIRSNIELLGADVEEEEGKKGAGLTSLFRSLESGWCLMKDAQGRIGQVYIDPRPEYLLQVFDTTPGRQGEEIKSG, encoded by the coding sequence TCTACGGTTACGAAGGCAAAGGGCAGATCCTCCTGCTATGCGAAGAACTGCGCCTGGACGAAGGCGGCTACCTGGCTAGCGCCGGCGTCACCTACGACCTGCCCCGGGAGGCGGCCCAGGAGGCCTCCCGCCACGCCCGGTCCGTGCGGGAAGCCTTAAGCTACGGCGCCCGCCGCCGGCGCCGTTACCTGGCCCTGCAACTGCGCCTGGCCCCCCAACTGGATGATATCAAAACCTTACTGGCCGAAGCCCGCGACCTGGCCCTGGGCACCTTCCTGCGCTCGGAAAAGTGGCTGCTCTCCCCCCGGCGCCTGCAGGAAGCCCTGGAGGCGGAAGAAGAACTGTACCACCGCCTCCGGAACATCACCGCCGGCCGGGCCGATTTCGGCGACCTGGACTTCATTATCCGCCGTAACACCCGCCGGGTAGGGGTCCTGCCGCCGCCGTTGCCGTCCCGCGGCGCCGGCCGCTTCACCCCGGCCATCATCAGCGCCTTCAGCGACGGCTGCCTCCTGGAAGAGCACCCGGGCTATATCGCCATCACCGAAGGTAATGACGAAACCCATTACCAGCTTTTCATCACCTTCCCCGACCTCCCCAAAAGCATCCCGGAGACAGGGGCCGAATGGCTGGCCAGCCTGGATGTCAACGAAGCGGCTATCGACGCCGTGGTCCACTTCCAGGTTACCCGGCCCTTCAAGGCCAAGAAAACCGCTGAAAGCCGCCGGCGCTTTCTGAAGGGCCAGATCGAGGAAGCGATAAAGGGACGGGACGAACCAAGCGTAGACGAAGAATATGGTATCACAGAGGGAAGATACCTGGAAAGCAAGATCCAGTCCGGCCAGCCCCTGGCGGCCATAGCCGTCACCCTGGCTGTGGCCGGCAAAGACCTGAAAGCGGTCCGGGCCACGGCAACCAGGACGGTGGAAAGGTATACTTCTTCCGGTTACCGCGCCGTCCGGCCGGTAGGCGACCAGGTCAAGTGCCTGTACTCCTTCCTGCCCGGCGCCCCGCCGGCTGCGCCCCTGATCGAGTGCGACCCGGGCTTCATCGCCGCCGCCGGCCCTCACATATCCCTGGAGACCGGCGACGGCAAAGGCTTTTTTCTGGGCTGGTCCGGGGCGGCCCCGGTCTGGTGGCGGCCGGGCTACGCAGCTAAAGAATTGGGCCGTTCCAACGCCGTCTTTATCACCGGCGGCCTGGGCGGCGGCAAGAGCATGACCATCAAGACCATGGGCTATTTCATTCACCTGGCCGGCGGCGTGCTGTTCGTCATCGACCCCAAGAAAAACGAATACCGGGCATACGAGCGCCTGTTTCCTATTAAGCGTATCGACCTCTCTCCCGGCGGCGACCAGGAATTGAACCCCTTTATGCTGGCCGCCGACGAGCGCCGGGCCAAGGGAATAGTCCTGGATTTTTTAAGCATCGCTTTAAACCTCCGCGACGACAATGACGTGCGCCGGGTGGCCGTAGCCCAGGCGGTAGAAAGGGTGGCCGTCCGGCCGCCGGCGGAGCGTAACCTTGAGGTTTGCCTGAAAGAATTGAACCGGATGGCCGGGGAGAAAGTTCATCCCCAGGTCGCCCAGGAGGCCGGCCAGTGCGCCCTGCTATTAGAATCCCTGCGGGACGGCTCCCTGGGCCACCTGGTCTTCGGCAAAGGAATGGAGAATAAGATCGCCCCTGTCACGGTGGTCAGCCTCCAGGGCTTGCCCCTGCCGCGCACCGCCCAGAACCTCCTGGCCGGCCGGATAACCGAAAGCGAGCGCCAGGGCCTGGGGATGCTTTACCTGGCGGCGGCCATGGCCCGAGAGGTGGCTTTCTCCCTGCCGGCGAATATAACCAAGGGCCAGATTTTCGACGAAGTCTGGATGCTGGCCGGCATCTCCGAAGGCGCAAGGCTGCTGGACGAACTGATCCGGATGGGCGCCCGGAGCTATAACGCCATCCCCATCCTGGCCACCCAGAACGCCAGCGACGTGGCCAACATGCAAACGATTAAAAACAACGTCAGCTACGTCCTGTGCTTCCGGGCGCAGGATAAAAGCGAGATCCGTAGTAATATAGAGCTGTTGGGCGCCGATGTAGAAGAGGAAGAAGGGAAGAAAGGGGCCGGGCTCACCAGCCTCTTCCGTTCCCTGGAAAGCGGCTGGTGCCTGATGAAGGACGCCCAGGGCCGCATCGGCCAGGTATACATCGATCCCCGGCCGGAATACCTCTTGCAGGTGTTCGACACCACGCCGGGGAGGCAAGGGGAGGAGATTAAGAGTGGTTGA
- a CDS encoding ATP-binding protein: MVELKGVILDFRQAVMAQNLSKVAFDAALTVGVLVLLAEVAANYKKRQYVKNALVGLIAFSITFAFIRYFPARGSEFELVAMLLGLWYAAQVIYNLAGRALKIYSEAFSGGWQAFRQAVNGKKAYQHSYRQTYQAYQEAGRNTAQEEKDPKEDIPPGVEYLPPRRPDPGAFDGLIGLDKAVDAIKTALELPLKQPEKIREYNLELPRGILLYGPPGTGKTSFARAAARYFGCSFYAVNASSLIGRYVGTSEANLRDLFAHARRHRPAVIFFDEIDAIGRRRDGSNLNRASDILLQLLLGELDGFAGREGIFIIAATNRADVLDEALVRPGRLDQKIELPLPGDRARRRLFEVYLRNRPTELNETDYQNLAARTAGASAADIKAACDRAAWAASRVRARIDCAYLMDAINEVRGKG, from the coding sequence GTGGTTGAGCTTAAGGGCGTTATCCTCGATTTCCGCCAGGCGGTAATGGCCCAGAACTTAAGCAAGGTCGCCTTTGACGCCGCCCTGACGGTGGGCGTCCTCGTCCTCCTGGCCGAGGTGGCGGCCAATTACAAAAAGCGCCAGTACGTAAAAAACGCCCTGGTCGGCCTCATCGCCTTCAGCATTACCTTCGCCTTCATCCGTTACTTCCCGGCCAGGGGCTCCGAATTCGAGCTGGTGGCCATGCTCCTGGGGCTCTGGTACGCGGCCCAGGTTATCTACAATCTTGCCGGCCGCGCCTTGAAGATATACAGCGAAGCCTTCAGCGGCGGCTGGCAGGCCTTCAGGCAGGCGGTCAACGGCAAAAAAGCCTACCAGCATAGCTACCGGCAAACCTACCAGGCTTACCAGGAAGCCGGCCGGAACACGGCCCAGGAAGAAAAGGATCCCAAGGAAGACATCCCGCCGGGGGTGGAGTACCTGCCGCCCCGGCGGCCGGACCCCGGGGCCTTCGACGGCCTCATCGGCCTGGACAAAGCGGTGGACGCCATTAAGACGGCCCTGGAACTCCCCTTAAAGCAGCCGGAGAAAATCAGGGAGTACAACCTGGAGTTGCCGCGGGGGATCCTGCTCTACGGCCCTCCCGGCACCGGCAAGACCAGCTTCGCCCGGGCCGCGGCCCGGTATTTCGGCTGCTCCTTCTACGCCGTCAACGCCTCTTCCCTCATCGGCCGTTACGTCGGCACCAGCGAGGCCAATTTGCGCGACCTCTTCGCCCACGCCCGCCGCCACCGGCCGGCGGTGATCTTTTTCGACGAGATCGACGCCATCGGCCGCCGCCGCGACGGCAGCAACCTGAACCGCGCCTCGGACATCCTCTTGCAGCTGCTCCTGGGCGAGCTGGACGGCTTCGCCGGCCGGGAAGGCATCTTTATTATCGCCGCCACCAACCGCGCCGACGTTCTGGACGAGGCCCTGGTGCGGCCGGGCCGCCTGGACCAGAAGATCGAGCTGCCCCTGCCGGGCGACCGCGCCCGCCGCCGGCTCTTTGAGGTCTACCTCCGGAACAGGCCCACCGAATTAAACGAAACCGACTACCAGAACCTGGCGGCCAGGACGGCAGGAGCCTCCGCCGCCGACATCAAGGCCGCCTGCGACCGCGCCGCCTGGGCGGCCTCCCGCGTCCGGGCCAGGATTGACTGCGCCTACCTGATGGATGCTATTAACGAAGTAAGGGGGAAAGGATAA
- a CDS encoding metal-dependent hydrolase: protein MRGSTHLFSGLAAASLLGTDLPGLGMAALGALLPDIDHPDSLISREITPGAPLGRIGRGLIGLAILGAWYQTRLPLLLTVGITFVALAFLPHRGITHSLLGLVLAWLAVKALGWPQAPFLIGYGIHLAEDLLTPSGIPLLYPWQERMRVPLIQTGGIIDRALGLTAMVIFLIAAWRYVPVLLH, encoded by the coding sequence ATGCGAGGCAGCACGCACCTCTTCAGCGGCCTGGCCGCGGCCTCGCTGCTCGGTACGGATTTGCCGGGGCTGGGGATGGCCGCCCTGGGGGCTTTGCTCCCGGATATAGACCACCCGGACAGCTTAATCAGCCGGGAAATCACACCCGGGGCGCCCCTGGGCCGGATAGGGCGGGGCTTAATCGGGCTGGCCATCCTGGGAGCCTGGTATCAGACCAGGCTTCCTTTGTTGCTAACGGTAGGGATTACCTTTGTGGCGCTGGCGTTTCTTCCCCACCGGGGGATAACACATTCCTTGTTGGGTCTGGTGTTGGCCTGGCTGGCGGTAAAGGCGTTGGGCTGGCCGCAGGCGCCGTTCCTGATCGGCTACGGGATCCACCTGGCGGAAGACTTGTTGACCCCTTCGGGCATACCCCTGCTGTACCCCTGGCAGGAGCGCATGCGCGTACCCCTGATACAGACTGGGGGGATAATTGATAGAGCTCTGGGCTTAACAGCCATGGTTATCTTCTTGATAGCCGCATGGAGATACGTACCGGTTTTATTGCACTGA
- a CDS encoding type II toxin-antitoxin system VapC family toxin — protein MDVVADASAILCAYFPDELSSKAKKLMLDYALGRTNLFGPRLLALELINACLVASRRRRISDEVFIKTAKEITALQIAWIDVEQESDRIFSLSRKYQISAYDTAYIAAAQIKGCELFTADQRLHNAVKNDLKFVRLLSEYP, from the coding sequence ATGGACGTTGTAGCGGACGCAAGCGCCATCCTTTGTGCCTATTTCCCCGACGAGCTTTCCTCCAAGGCTAAAAAATTGATGCTGGACTACGCTTTGGGCCGAACCAATCTTTTCGGCCCAAGACTGCTGGCTCTTGAACTGATTAATGCGTGCCTGGTAGCCTCAAGACGCCGCAGGATCAGCGATGAAGTTTTCATTAAAACAGCTAAGGAGATTACCGCCCTACAGATCGCCTGGATAGATGTCGAACAAGAGTCTGATAGGATTTTTTCTTTAAGCCGCAAGTACCAGATAAGCGCTTACGATACAGCCTATATCGCGGCGGCCCAAATAAAGGGATGTGAACTTTTCACCGCGGACCAAAGGTTGCATAACGCCGTAAAAAATGACCTCAAATTTGTCCGTTTATTAAGTGAGTACCCCTGA
- a CDS encoding type II toxin-antitoxin system Phd/YefM family antitoxin, with protein sequence MMSLNVTQAKESFLDLIRRVEGWESVVLEKRGKPVAALLPYEEYANLSRIKNYLAMQEISEAMKDSGITAGEIFRASRQELEAREK encoded by the coding sequence ATGATGTCTCTAAATGTAACCCAGGCCAAAGAATCTTTCCTTGATTTAATTAGAAGGGTAGAGGGCTGGGAAAGCGTAGTTCTGGAGAAAAGAGGGAAGCCGGTGGCCGCTCTCCTTCCTTATGAAGAATACGCCAACCTAAGCCGCATCAAAAATTACCTTGCCATGCAGGAGATTTCTGAGGCCATGAAGGATTCGGGGATAACCGCAGGGGAAATTTTCCGGGCTTCGCGGCAGGAACTCGAAGCGAGGGAAAAATAA
- a CDS encoding helix-turn-helix transcriptional regulator, with protein MKWKEFKNKLMKEPAFRQAYDDLEPEYQLVKSIIEQRKLKGISQAELARKVGTRQSAIARLESGTYNPSLRFLKKVARALDAKIEIKLK; from the coding sequence ATGAAGTGGAAGGAATTCAAAAACAAACTGATGAAGGAACCAGCCTTTCGCCAGGCCTATGATGACCTGGAGCCGGAATACCAACTTGTCAAGTCTATCATTGAACAACGAAAACTCAAAGGCATCAGCCAGGCTGAACTGGCGCGTAAAGTAGGAACGCGCCAATCAGCCATTGCCAGATTGGAAAGCGGAACCTATAATCCCTCCCTTCGTTTTTTAAAAAAGGTCGCCAGGGCGCTAGACGCCAAGATCGAAATCAAGCTTAAGTAG
- a CDS encoding type II toxin-antitoxin system RelE/ParE family toxin — protein MLWEIELYESASGNQPVVDFIATLKPGEQAKIARAIDLLKEYGPSIGMPYVRHMAGDLWELRVPFGGQAFRLLFFISGNTLVVAHAFSKKTSKAPQKELKTALSRMKDYKQRTGGVK, from the coding sequence ATGCTGTGGGAAATCGAGTTATACGAAAGCGCTTCGGGCAACCAGCCGGTGGTTGACTTTATCGCAACGCTAAAACCCGGCGAGCAAGCGAAAATAGCCCGGGCCATTGACCTTCTTAAAGAGTATGGACCTTCAATCGGGATGCCCTATGTCCGGCATATGGCCGGCGACCTCTGGGAATTACGGGTTCCCTTCGGAGGCCAAGCGTTCAGGTTATTATTTTTCATCTCGGGTAACACTTTGGTCGTAGCCCATGCTTTTTCCAAGAAAACTTCAAAAGCACCACAAAAGGAACTTAAAACTGCTCTTAGCAGGATGAAGGATTACAAGCAAAGGACGGGTGGAGTTAAATGA
- a CDS encoding peptidoglycan DD-metalloendopeptidase family protein, which yields MDPLIATAAINTAKKAGQLATSARVREALAVKIEYLAVGIFFLIPTLLISLVLIFFLALGMGDQGKTTGFRSGAPTAFAVADIPSQYLPIFLRAQEKYGVSWAVLAAIAKIESGFGSDMKASSAGAIGFMQFMPATWEQYKQDGDGDGRMDPYNPYDAIFAAANMLKADGFATDPRGAIFAYNHANWYVDMVMSQAVAYASTMLPVGQGVWPLPAQYKTVTDGYGMRWHPILKKYSFHDGIDLPAPEGTPVFAVKDGKVTWDRENGAYGLTVMLDHGGMETKYGHLSMVAVRKGEQVKANQLIGYVGNTGLSTGPHLHFSVYINGRPANPEEWLKIPSGNN from the coding sequence ATGGACCCGTTGATAGCGACAGCAGCGATTAACACAGCAAAAAAAGCTGGCCAGCTGGCCACGTCGGCTCGGGTCAGAGAGGCCCTGGCCGTAAAGATTGAATACCTGGCGGTAGGCATCTTTTTTCTTATTCCAACCCTGCTTATATCCCTGGTCCTAATATTTTTCCTGGCCCTGGGAATGGGTGATCAGGGCAAAACCACCGGCTTCCGGTCCGGCGCCCCGACGGCCTTCGCCGTGGCCGACATTCCCTCCCAGTACCTGCCCATTTTCTTAAGAGCCCAGGAAAAATACGGGGTATCCTGGGCGGTCCTGGCAGCCATCGCTAAAATAGAGTCGGGGTTCGGCAGCGATATGAAGGCTTCAAGCGCCGGGGCGATAGGCTTTATGCAGTTCATGCCGGCCACCTGGGAGCAATACAAGCAGGACGGCGACGGGGACGGCCGCATGGACCCCTATAACCCCTACGACGCCATCTTTGCCGCCGCCAACATGCTTAAAGCCGACGGCTTCGCCACCGACCCCCGGGGGGCCATCTTCGCCTATAACCACGCCAACTGGTATGTCGATATGGTCATGAGCCAGGCGGTGGCCTACGCCTCCACCATGCTCCCGGTAGGCCAGGGCGTTTGGCCCCTCCCGGCCCAGTATAAAACAGTCACCGACGGCTACGGCATGCGCTGGCACCCGATTCTAAAAAAATACAGCTTCCACGACGGCATCGACCTGCCGGCGCCGGAAGGCACGCCGGTGTTCGCGGTCAAAGACGGCAAAGTAACCTGGGATCGGGAGAACGGCGCCTACGGCCTTACCGTCATGCTGGACCACGGCGGCATGGAGACGAAGTACGGCCACCTGTCCATGGTGGCTGTAAGGAAAGGCGAGCAGGTCAAAGCCAACCAGTTAATAGGTTATGTTGGGAACACCGGCCTTTCCACCGGACCCCACCTGCACTTCAGCGTTTACATTAACGGCCGGCCGGCCAACCCGGAAGAGTGGTTGAAAATACCTTCGGGCAACAATTGA
- a CDS encoding ParA family protein translates to MWLQKFLAQLKHKGKREKGREGVNERNPCRIYTVGDIGITIPGARAWGGGEIPASTKLIFMAPQEEAGPNNFPPEAKAYIVGHGLAAWRLAVSKGLPAITPEKALALAGEMTPPAENGGQVQPQPGKTGRGNSGATIIVVYSSKTSVGKTSVTANLGTMLAKEGKKVCLVDADPGGRTLTNLALGIATTGDIASPQKIPWGLDLVPSLPDNPAISMTEAKNSIRELAGGYDIILVDAPGRLELPLYTRAFLETAGHIILMASCDHAAVAAVRAFVAGKMDELQIRPITHLVANQTQPLPPLKPGEVAKRVGLELTGVIPHDPLVDRMFAEGKPIPLMRLGRKGSVFLNALKELKTKGAY, encoded by the coding sequence ATGTGGTTACAGAAATTCCTAGCGCAACTCAAGCATAAAGGGAAGCGCGAGAAAGGCCGGGAGGGGGTAAATGAAAGAAACCCCTGCCGCATCTATACCGTAGGGGACATAGGCATCACCATCCCCGGCGCCCGGGCCTGGGGCGGCGGCGAAATACCCGCCTCAACGAAATTAATTTTTATGGCGCCCCAGGAAGAAGCCGGTCCCAACAATTTCCCGCCGGAAGCAAAGGCATATATCGTCGGCCACGGACTGGCAGCCTGGCGGCTGGCCGTAAGCAAAGGACTTCCCGCCATCACCCCGGAAAAAGCCCTGGCCCTGGCAGGCGAGATGACACCGCCAGCGGAGAACGGCGGCCAGGTCCAGCCCCAACCCGGTAAAACCGGGAGGGGAAACTCCGGGGCAACCATCATCGTCGTCTATTCATCAAAAACCAGTGTTGGCAAGACCTCCGTCACCGCCAACCTGGGCACTATGCTGGCCAAAGAAGGAAAGAAGGTATGCCTGGTGGACGCCGACCCCGGCGGCCGCACCTTGACCAACTTGGCCTTAGGAATAGCCACCACCGGGGATATAGCCAGCCCCCAGAAGATCCCCTGGGGCCTGGACCTGGTGCCTTCCCTGCCTGATAACCCGGCAATAAGCATGACAGAAGCTAAAAACAGCATCAGAGAACTGGCCGGCGGCTACGACATCATCCTGGTCGATGCCCCCGGCCGCCTGGAATTGCCCCTGTACACCAGGGCCTTTTTAGAAACCGCCGGCCATATAATCCTCATGGCCAGCTGCGACCACGCCGCCGTGGCTGCCGTCCGGGCCTTCGTAGCCGGCAAGATGGATGAGCTCCAAATCCGGCCCATTACACATCTGGTAGCCAACCAAACCCAACCCTTGCCGCCGTTAAAACCTGGGGAGGTCGCTAAAAGGGTGGGGCTGGAGTTAACCGGGGTCATCCCCCACGACCCCCTGGTAGACAGGATGTTCGCCGAAGGGAAACCAATACCGCTGATGCGCCTGGGCCGTAAAGGCTCAGTTTTTTTAAACGCCCTAAAAGAACTTAAGACGAAAGGAGCGTATTAA
- a CDS encoding cellulose synthase operon protein YhjQ/BcsQ yields the protein MLENKKFLLAAGQTPAAAWLKARYPEADVQAQISDGWLPDAVVAVRKSRMGGVEDPVKVIEEALARGSLPVTVIVAGRKDREGENIARRAAALGIPANYILFAGEEGITAPAIAQVLEEAVNKDARPAPLIYYASDESDGCENEDPEETSPRSGDKDRESKDARTPAQTREEFWLSPGEPAPAAGQRPEENIDWSLLAPYKELIITMVSPCAGVGKTTLVAALAAYLTSQGEQVAVVDLETPPMARLHMGNTALERQGNWQYTATPWGELWLPGQYTPAELLDLLARLAGNSYRVLIDAARLPVPWNTFSRQVEVIGGDLRALYAWEQQENVEGTILVANRVPATSLSIWPSVVEDVLGKEPLIVIQDDPEGCQATVASMTPAIISPGSDSIAAGTGSLAALLWPERGES from the coding sequence ATGCTGGAGAACAAAAAATTTCTCTTGGCCGCCGGCCAGACCCCGGCGGCGGCCTGGCTCAAGGCCCGTTACCCCGAGGCCGATGTCCAGGCCCAGATCAGCGACGGCTGGCTGCCCGACGCAGTAGTGGCCGTGCGTAAATCCCGTATGGGTGGGGTTGAGGACCCGGTTAAAGTCATCGAAGAGGCCCTGGCCCGGGGCAGCCTGCCGGTTACGGTGATCGTGGCCGGCAGGAAAGACCGGGAAGGCGAGAATATCGCCCGCCGGGCCGCCGCCCTGGGCATCCCGGCAAACTATATCCTCTTCGCCGGCGAAGAAGGCATCACCGCCCCGGCCATCGCCCAGGTACTGGAAGAAGCGGTCAACAAGGACGCCCGGCCTGCCCCCCTGATCTATTACGCCAGTGACGAAAGCGACGGCTGCGAAAACGAAGACCCGGAGGAAACATCCCCCCGGTCCGGTGACAAGGATCGGGAAAGTAAAGATGCAAGGACACCGGCGCAAACAAGAGAAGAATTCTGGCTCTCACCGGGGGAACCTGCCCCGGCTGCGGGACAAAGGCCGGAAGAAAATATCGACTGGTCCTTACTTGCTCCTTATAAAGAATTGATAATTACAATGGTAAGCCCCTGCGCCGGGGTGGGGAAAACCACCCTGGTAGCAGCCCTGGCAGCCTACCTCACATCCCAGGGGGAACAAGTAGCAGTAGTTGACCTGGAGACGCCGCCCATGGCCCGGCTGCACATGGGCAACACCGCCCTGGAGCGCCAGGGGAACTGGCAGTATACTGCGACGCCCTGGGGCGAGTTATGGCTGCCAGGGCAATATACCCCGGCCGAACTACTGGACCTCCTGGCCCGCCTGGCCGGCAACAGTTACCGGGTGCTTATCGACGCCGCCCGCCTGCCGGTGCCCTGGAATACTTTTTCCCGGCAGGTAGAAGTAATAGGCGGTGACCTGCGGGCGTTATACGCCTGGGAGCAACAAGAAAACGTAGAAGGCACCATCCTGGTCGCCAACCGCGTCCCGGCAACTTCCTTAAGCATCTGGCCCTCGGTAGTGGAAGACGTGTTAGGTAAGGAACCCCTAATAGTAATTCAAGATGATCCGGAAGGCTGCCAGGCCACGGTGGCCAGCATGACCCCGGCGATAATCTCGCCCGGCAGCGACTCCATCGCCGCCGGCACCGGCAGCCTGGCGGCCCTCCTGTGGCCCGAAAGAGGTGAAAGCTAA
- the cpaB gene encoding Flp pilus assembly protein CpaB — translation MRFFKNYRLLLALAAVCAVVAALAATTALNSYLGLTPVVVAGRDIKPNELISERDLAIKEFPARMAANNWLRSPAGIAGKASQGFIPAGMPLTASMLADPMATGLAGKLKAYAGTVALSIEAKNDTTVGSSIKPGDIVNVYALTKNSGAGGKAGAQLIVAKVPILATPGGDTTSANPNAKGVVLAVTPEQASQILNALAEGSSLACTLEKAGE, via the coding sequence ATGCGCTTTTTTAAAAACTACCGCCTGTTACTGGCACTGGCGGCTGTCTGCGCGGTGGTGGCGGCCCTGGCCGCAACAACCGCCCTTAATTCCTACTTAGGCCTGACCCCGGTTGTAGTAGCCGGCCGTGACATCAAGCCCAACGAGCTTATCAGCGAACGCGACCTGGCCATAAAAGAATTCCCGGCGCGAATGGCAGCCAACAACTGGCTTAGAAGCCCAGCCGGAATAGCAGGTAAAGCCAGCCAGGGCTTTATCCCGGCTGGCATGCCGCTCACCGCGTCGATGCTGGCCGACCCCATGGCAACGGGGCTGGCCGGCAAGCTGAAAGCCTATGCCGGAACGGTAGCCTTAAGCATTGAAGCCAAAAACGACACCACCGTAGGGAGCAGCATTAAACCCGGGGACATCGTAAATGTCTACGCCTTAACAAAAAATAGCGGCGCCGGGGGCAAGGCCGGCGCCCAGCTTATCGTAGCGAAAGTCCCCATCCTGGCCACGCCGGGAGGGGATACCACAAGCGCCAACCCGAATGCCAAAGGGGTAGTCCTGGCGGTAACGCCGGAGCAGGCCAGCCAGATCTTAAACGCCCTGGCGGAAGGCAGCAGCCTGGCCTGCACCCTGGAGAAGGCTGGGGAGTAG